The genomic interval AAACCCAATTTGTTGATGATGCTGTACCAAGTCCGCTAAATTTTTTCGTTTTTCCTCCGCCGATGGCCACGCCACATAGTCGCCGTAGTCATGATTGCCCAGCACCGAGTATAAGCCATGTGGCGCTTTCATCTTGGCAAAAACAGACTGCCAAGCCACCATTTCCTCGGCTTTGTTGTTGACCATATCACCTGTAAAAAGAATGACATCACTGCCTTGTTCATTAATCAAGCGGACGCCTCGCTCCACCGCTGTGGGATCGTCGAAGCTCCCGACGTGCAAGTCCGATATTTGTGTGATGGTAAAGCCATTCAGTTCCTCCGGCAAATCTGGAAACGTCAAGGTCCGGCGGCGAACCGTAAAATTATACTTACCGATCGTAACACCATGTACAATTCCAGCAAATGGGATACTGGCCAAGCCTAATGCCAACATGCTCACAAAGCGGCGTCGGCCTTCCATCACGGGGGTTTCGGGGGCAACTTGCCCGAACTGCTTGAGTGCCCAAACCCCGCCACCGCGTACAAGACGATAGGCATCTTCGAGCAACAAAGGAATCATGAACACAATTTTAGGCGCATAGAGCAAGATGAGGCCAATCCCAATAAAGCGCATAAAATCGGGAGAGGGGCGACCTCCCGTCCAAAAAATGGCCGTAGAAACAAGCAATCCAACCCAGAAAACAAGGTGAGTAGCCCACCAAAGCACCAAGGCCGTTTTACGAAGTTGCGGTGCAAGGCCATCCGTGATGGTGCGTAATCCCCGATAAGCATAGAGGTCTAAGAGAACCAAAAGTCCTACAAATATCCCGACCCGTAAAATTGCTGGCATCTTGTTCTAACGTTGTGTTTTTGGTTTGAGATCCGCCTCTTACGCCATGAGGTGCAAAAAGATGCCCACTTTATCCAATTATACAGCACGCTTAACGCAAACATAACCTTAAGAGGGATGTAAGCATAGGCTCGTTGTACTTTGCTTTGGCGTCGCCCATTGGTGGTTTGAGTAAGTAGGGGTGGTTTGAGTAAGTAGGGGTGGTTTGAGTAAGTAGGGGTGGTTTGAGTAAGTAGGGGAAATGTGTCATGAGGCTTCCAACACCACCAAAACCTCAACCAGGGGCCTACACACAACATCTGACCATTGCGGCTATATCCAAACAATGATTTGCTCCCTGAAAGGCATCAAATTATGCCGCTACATGGCTCATTCCGGCCATAAAAGAAGTGGCTACAGTTTTTGACAAAGTAGGTGAAAATCCTTATCCTACGCACATAGGATTGGGTTTTGATTTGTCACACCTTATTTTGGTGCAAAGTACAAAATCACAACATCTCCAAAATATTTTAGGGTATTACAGCTCCAAAACGACTGAAAGGTAAACGTTTTTCATAAAAAAGCCCGCATAAAATATATTAGTCCTCTTGAGATCTGCAACCTATAACGGACAGTGGTTTGCCCCAATATTGTGGGACAGTTTTTGGGCATCCGTACAATCATTAACGCAAGGGGCATAGAATCACTAAAAATCATCCGCTTATGATTACGAAGGTTATTTTAAAAAACTTCAAACGAATAGATTCAGAGGAGTTTGAACTTTCTGACTTCGACTTATTGGTAGGCTCAAACAATAGTGGAAAAAGCACCTTGCTTCAGGCGATGGCGATTTGGCAGTATTGCGTTGACCAATTCAAAAGAACCAACAGAAAGGGCAGTACGGGTATTCAGATAGTGTTGCCCGATTTTACCGCGCTGCCCCTGCCCGAATTCAATCTGTTGTGGAAAGACAAAACCGAACGGAAAAATGTCAAGAAGGCAGAGGGCGGGCATAAGCCCGAATTAATCCTCATCGAGATTTCGGTATTTTGGCAGTCTGTCGAGGCAGAAAAATTGGTTGAAAAATACTTGACCGTACAGCTCAGGTATGCCTCCCCCTTGTCCATTTATGCCATACCAGAAGGTGGGTTTGAAAAATTTAAATTATTGAGTGAGCATAAGGATTTCCCACAAATCATATATGTTCCTCCATTTTCTGGTTTGGAGCCAGTGGAAAAATGGCTTGACGATGGAAATGTGAAACAAAATGTGGGAAAGGGGCAACCCGGCTCAGTTTTAAGAAACCTATTGTATAGGGTGGTGGACAGATTGGACGAAAACGGACACTTATTATCTCCAGAAAAAAATCCGAACTGGAAAGAGATAGAAAACAAAATTAATGAATGGTTTGGAGTGAAGTTGAATCCGCCAGTTTACCAAAAAGGACAAAGTACGCAGATTAGCATGACTTACAAGGTTGGGAAAAAGGCATTTGATATAATTTCGGCGGGTAGTGGTTTCCATCAAATACTTACACTGATGGCTTTTTTTTACGGATATAAAGGAATTACGACCATTCTCTTTGATGAGCCTGATGCACACCTTCATGTGAACCTTCAAAAGCAAATCCTCTCTTATTTCAAACAAAAGAAACAAATACAATTCTTGATTGCAACCCATTCAGAGGAATTTATACGAGGTGTTGAAGTCAATTCTATCGTGTCCATCTTGTCGGGGAACCCCAAGAGAATCCAATCCACTGAAGAGGTCGTTAGGGCGATGAGTGTGGTTGACAATATAGAAGTCATTAGGACCAACCAAAACCCTTATATACTGTATGTGGAAGGGGAAGATGACGAAAGAATCCTAACGGCATGGGCAGAAAACTTAAGCAAAATCGAAGTCCTCAAACAATTCTATGTCTATAAAATGGGGGGTACATCAAAAGAAGAAATGAAAAAGCGGCAGGAGGAGCATTTCAGGGCGCTTAGGCAAATAAACCCAGGCATCAAAAGACTTGTACTGTTTGACTATGACACGGACGTGTCTTTCCACCCCGATGAAAACAACCCTGTCATGAAGGAATGGAAAAGAAAGAACATTGAAAACTATCTTTTAGTGCCTGAAGCATGGAAGAAGGCGATTCTTGACGTGACTAACCAAAAAGAGTTTAACTTATTTAACCTCGGTTACAAAACTATCATCGAGGATTTTTTTGACGAGCAAAACCTTACCTTGCCCCCCAAATCAACTTGGGCAACAGTTAGGGCTAACATTTTCTCGGTAGTTGACGGCAAAAAAATCTTATTTGAAGAAAGCGACTCTTTATTTCAAAGGATTAAAAAAGTGGAAGACCTTAAGGTGAATAGGGAAAAAGTCGCCAGTAATATGAGTAAGGATATGATACATGAGGACGTGATACATTTTTTTAATTTACTTACTGACATAGTTTCATGAATGAGCCGCAATAGTATTGGGAATATAAGAGAATTTATTTTACCGGAGGGGTCGCAAACCCGTGGGATATGTCGTTGCTTCCGAGCGTTCAAAATCATTTGACGCCCCGGGCACCTTCATTGAAATTGATTTGGTAAACACCATTCGACCTAGAATTAAGAAATGGCGAGAAGATGGTTATCCCAATCTCGGCGTTACAGGAATGACCAAACGACTTTTGTAACATTGGCAAGACACCAAGAACGCAAAGACCGTAGGTTGTTCTTTTGCCAATTAGAAGCCATTGAAAGATTAATTTGGTTAACCGAAGCCCCCGAAGCGGACAAAACAGGCATTGAAATTCCAAGAGATGGTGGAATATTCAGTCGTTGGTGCAACAAAATGGCAACAGGTTCAGGCAAAAACCATTGTAATGCGTCTGTTCATTGCATGGAATGATTTGAACAAAGTGGTAAATGGAAAAGATACCCGTTTTTCAAAAAATGTTTTAATCGTTGCACCGGATTTAACGGTTCGCAATCGTCTTTCTCTTTCGGTTCTCAATCCTACAGACCCTGAAAATTATTATGAAGCGTTCAGTATTGCGCCTTCCGGTTTAATGGACTCTCTGCGACAGGGTAAAATAAGAATCATCAACTGGCATGGTTTGGTATGGCAGACAGAAGAAAAGATGAACAAAAAGATCAGTTAACAAACGTGGAGCAAAAAATGATGCCCTACTTCTTTCGGGTATTTTAGGAGAGCAGAAAAAGAAATCTTTTTGTACCTTTGGGTTTCACTTTTTACGCATAATCCCAAAAATAACACCATGAAATCTTGTCTTCGCTTCTGCATACTGGTTGTATTGGCCGGAAGTTCTTGGCTTTTGGCCCAAACGCCCGACGCCGAAATCATTACGTTTGATAAACTTTTTAGTGGATACTATGGTGGCGAGGGCTTTGGCCCTGTTCGTTGGTTGGAAAATGGCACCGCCTATACCACCTTAGAGCGCCCCGCCAATGGAAGTGCAGGACAAGACTTGGTACGATACGATACGGCCACTGGTGCGCGAAGCGTCCTGATTCCGGCCAGCACCTTTATCCCAAAAGGCACTGCAAATCCTTTAGAACTGGAAGAATACGAGTGGTCGCCGGATCGCAAACAACTCCTGATTTTCACCAATTCCGAGCGCGTTTGGCGCACCAATACACGTGGGGATTATTGGGTTTTGGAGGTGGCAACTGGGAAATTGTGGCAATTGGGCGGCAAGGCTCCCGCTTCTACACTCATGTTTGCCAAATTTTCGCCGGATGGAAGGCATGTGGCCTATGTGTGCCAGAACAACCTCTACGTAGAGACACTCGCAACCAAACGCATTGTGCAACTCACCCGTGATGGCTCCAGAACCACCATTAATGGAACCTTCGATTGGGTGTATGAGGAAGAATTTGGCTTGCAAGATGGCTTCCGATGGAGTCCGGACGGAAAAAACATCGCTTATTGGCAATTGGATGCAAAAGGGGTAAGGGATTTCCTGATGATCAACAATACAGATTCATTGTATTCCTATGTAATTCCAATTCAGTACCCCAAAGCTGGAACCACGAACTCGGCGGCTCGCGTTGGTGTAGTGGCTGCAACTGGTGGCCCGACTATCTGGATGAACGTACCGGGAGATCGTCGGAACAACTACATTGCGCGGATGGAGTGGGCGGGAAATGCCCAAGAATTGGTGATCCAACGCATGAACCGGAAACAAAATACCAACCAAGTCATGTTGTGTGAGGCCAAAACCGGACGCACGCGCACCGTCTTTACCGATGCCGACCCCAAGGCATGGGTAGATGTGGTGGATGATGTGATCTGGACGAACGACAGCCAAACGTTTACTTGGGTCAGTGAGCGAGACGGGTGGCGGAAACTGTACAAAATCCAACGGGATGGCAGCCGTGTAGAAGTCGTTACCAAGGGCGATTTTGATGTGGCGCGGGTACTGCAAATAGACCCTACGTCGGGATGGGTGTATTACATGGCCTCGCCGGAAAATCCCACACAACGTTACCTCTACCGCATCCGCTTAGACGGAACGGGCAACGAGCGGCTCACCCCGATGCAACAATCGGGCGTACACCAATACACGATTTCGCCCAATGGCCAATTTGCCTTACACACTTGGTCGTCTTTTGGCGTGCCGCCCGTCACCGAGATCATCCGCCTGCCCATACACGAAACCCTCCGTATTCCCGTACCCAATACCCGCATGAAAGCGCGCGTGGCCGAAATTCGCACTGCAAAGTCCGAGTTCTTTCGCATAGATGCCGGAAATGGGGTGCAGTTGGATGGTTGGATCATGAAACCCGCCGATTTTGATCCCGCCAAAAAATACCCAATCCTCTTCCACGTATATGGTGAGCCTGCCGGACAAACCGTCATGGATTCTTGGGGCGGACGGAACTTCCTATGGCACACCATGCTCACGCAAAAAGGCTATATCGTGGCCAGTTTGGACAATCGGGGCACGCCTTCTTTGCGTGGTCGGGATTGGCGAAAGGTGATTTACGGCAAAATTGGGGTTCTGGCGTCAGAGGAACAAGCTACGGCCTCGCAGAATATGGCCCGAAAATGGTCTTGGATAGACTCCACAAGAGTCGGGGTTTGGGGTTGGAGTGGCGGCGGCTCTATGACCCTTAACCTACTCTTCCGCTCGCCCGAATGGTACAAAATGGGCATGTCGGTAGCACCCGTCCCCGATCAACGGCTCTACGATACCATCTACCAAGAACGATATATGGATACCCCCCAAGACAATCCAGAAGGCTATCGGATTGGGTCGCCCCTCACATTTGCAGACCAACTCAAGGGGAACCTTTTGGTGGTGCATGGCACAGGGGACGACAACGTGCATTACCAAGGAACCGAGCGCTTGATCAATGCACTGATTGAGGCCAATAAACCATTTACCATGATGGCCTATCCCAATAGGGCACATGGCATTTATGAAGGAAAAAACACCAGCCGTCATTTGTATGAATTGCTCACCCGTTATTTGCTTACCAATTTAGCTGTAGGCGCACGATAGCCCCCCTTAACAAAATAAATGACCAATCTTACGCCCATGCAGAAATACCTCTTTTGCCTTCATAACAACAATGCCAATTCTTTGTGATGAACTGTGGGTGTAAGCCATACTTGCACCCACAAAAAAGTTAAACAATGAAAAAATAGGGGCTTTATACACGAGCTATAACGACGGAATTATTAAGATAGGGTATTTTCGTCATTAATTATTTGATTCAAATGTAAACTTGATTTTTTGTATTGATTCAAACCTCCCTTCTTTCTTGAAATAAAAATTATCTTCTTTATCTTTTGCCAATGGTAACAAATCAGAAACACCTATTTTACCTTCAGGTAATAATGGAAATTTTTGAATTATATAGTATTTAGGGACATCAGTGCCTTTTTGGTACAGCTCTATACCCAAATCTCTTGTTGTGTTATTTTGTATGAATGTGAAATGTGCTAAATCACCATTAGATAAATAAAACAATCCTTTACTTTCATTGAAATATTTAATAAACATCTTTTGACCATTTAACGAAATGGATTCATGGAAACTACCTAAAACAGCTTTATTACCCATATTAAATCTAATATTTTCATTTTGATACTTTAATCCATAAATGGTTTTTGTTTTTTGATAATCGGTATCTTTAATCTTATATGTCACAATACCCTTTTGTAAAATCCGAGGGCTTATACTAACTTTATCATCCAATATCGAAATATTGACTTTGTTACCAACGAGATCAAAATACCTTATATTTATATCTATACCATTATACCCAATATCATCTAAACTCCCTAAAGGTCTAAATGATTTTACTTCCTTCATCCAATCATTCTTCCCAGTAAAATAAATAAAACCACTATCATCAAATACATTTAAAAGATACCCATTATTGATTTTTTGCAAATGAGCACTATTGCCTCCCCATAAAACCTTAACTGAGTTAATCAAATTAAAAAATCCATCGTATATATTTACCTTACTATTATGTTTATCATACACTCCAATCTGATCGTCGTGCATACCAAAAATGGAAGTTATGTCAAAAAAATCTTTCGGAGATTCGCCTCTTTCTCCCAATTCTTTTATGAGATTCCCATTTACATCAAAAACCTTGACACTCATCGCCATAATATCTCCCACCCACAAATTACCTTTGTAATCGGCATATGCATCTGAAATCCTGCCTAACTCAGCATTCGGATTGTTTTCACTATTTTTGCCAATTTCAATTAAAACTGTTTTTTTAAGCGTTCTTAAATTGCTTTTGGAAGGCTGATGGTTACGATTGTCCTTACATGATATAAGAAAGGATGAGGTCGCTAAAAATAATAAAAATAAAAAGGTATAAATATAAACATTATTTTTGTTAGTATAGAGCATTTTAATATTGTTTTTTGTGGAGGTTAATACAAATTTTTGGAATTAATTCACTCTGCGTAACGTGAATAAACTGTTAGCTGTGGTTAGATTTTTAACTGCCGCAGTTTCCCCAAGTAACACAACTTAAATCGTATGTTTTTGAGCCATTAGGATGGTACGTAACACTCAACGTTTCTTTGCAATATTTCGCTTCGTTGCTTAACCCACCTTGACATTCTTCATTACTAGTACAGTTGTAACAATTTGGCGGAAGTGCATTTACGAAATCCACCACTGTTAAAAACATTACTAAAATAGAAAAACAGAATAAAGTTGTACGTTTCATACAAACTACCCCCAATAATTGATGATGATATAATTGATGTAGGTTTGAAATTCGATAATCTAACCTACATTAGGAATTTTCTTAGTACTAGTTTTTTTTCTTGATCCGAAATGGGTCGAGCTAAGAGGTCTTCGCTAAACAATAGTTTATCATTTCTATTGTCTATAATTAAGACTTTATCCTTCCCTGTAATATACTTAGGAACATTTATTGGGATGTTCTTTTCTTTTTTTTCCCGTAGTACAAATAGGAAAGGTATATCAAGCTTTATTAGGCGTATGAATTTTTCAGCATATTCTTTGTCTTGGTACAGAACAAGTCCTTTTATATCTATTCTGTCTTGAAACTCCTGACTATCAATTAATCTTTTCCATGTATAAATATCGTTCATACAATACGAACAAACAGGTGGATTAATTACAAATAAAATTGTCCTACTTTTATAACTTGAAATATACGATGAAATATCAACACTATCACTGTTATGAAAACGTTTTTTATTTTGTATATTTTCTGCTTTGTATTGGGAATCTGAACATCCTGAAAGAATAAAATATCCCGATATAAATAATAAAGAAAGAGTTTTCATTAGACTGTTTTTTATCTTGATAAGAATATATTTGATATATAGTGATTATAAAAAAAAACTTAATTAAATCAACACATAAACATTATCTTGATAAAATCTTTATAATCTTGATAGCAAATATCACCTTACACCGAGGTTGCGGCGGTATTGATGGCATTTGGGTACGAGAGAAGCCGCCGCAGAAGTTTCCATGTACATAGAAGGACTTAAAAGGACAGCTTATTTATATCGCTTGCACACCTCCAGAGGGTTTGGGGCAGAAAGGACTTTGTTTTTATGAGTTGGTGTAAAATTTGTTGGTAATAAAGAATATCTATTAATTATTAAATATATATAATTACTATACAAAATAGCTTTAAAGCATGTATGAGTAATAAGGTCTTGAAGTTTTCTAAAAATCCAACTCGATTTGAAACTTTTGTGTTCCCTAAGCCAACATTGTTTTCTACAACTCAATTCCGCTTTTAAGTTGGAAGTGGTTCCATGTTTTTTACCTCCTCAATCCTTAAACAAAACCCCATTTATGCAGACCACAACCGAGAAAGACCGATACAGCGGCCTATTTGGCTGGGTACATCGAATTAAAGACTGGGTAGAATCCCTTGCCACAAAACCCTATGGTGTACCTGCCTTGGCTTTGCTTGCCTTCACGGAGTCCATTTTTTTTCCTATCCCGCCGGATGTATTGTTGATGGCGCTTTGTGTTGGTTTGCCCAAACGATCGCTTTGGTTCGCTCTTGTCTGTACGATTGGTTCTGTTGTTGGTGGGGCATTCGGATATGGGATTGGGCATTTTTTGTGGTATGATGCTGCTGGCGGATTTAGTGGATTTGCACAGTTTTTCTTTACCCACATTCCCGGTTTCACAAACGAAGTTTTTAATCGTGCAGGTGAGTTATACCGCCAGTATGACTTTTGGGCGGTGATGGTTGCGGGGCTTACGCCTGTCCCATACAAAGTGGCGACGATTACGGCAGGTGTTTTTGAACTGAATTTTGTGGTCTTTATGCTGGCCTCGGTTGCGAGTCGGGCGTTGCGCTTTTTCTTGATTGGGGCTTTGTTTTACTTCTTTGGTCGCGCCATCAAAGCCTTTATTGACAAATATTTGGAAATTTTGAGCGTCCTATTTGTGGTCTTATTGGTGGGTGGCTTCTTGGTCATCCGCTGGTTGAGCTAAAACGTGAATAGGTCTATTCCGGAGAAGGGGCGGCCTATTAGAACCGCCTCTTTAATTCGTATGAGCCAATTTTCATCATTTCATACCGATCGTCTAAAAAATTTCATGCCAACAGCCTAAACACCTTTGTAGATTGTTGCAGTCCCTGCGTGCCATCCTTTCAACAGCAAACACGTTACGCACATGAGCGAAAAGAAAAACCTATTTGGAGCAAGACAACTATTTGATACTGGCTCCGGACAAGCCTACCTCTACCGTTTAGACAAATTGGAGCAGGATGGTCTTGGGCAAATTAGCCGCTTACCCTTCTCCATCAAAGTCCTCTTGGAGTCCGCGCTCCGGAATTGCGACGACTATGTCGTGCCAAAATCCGCGATCGAGCGTTTGGCCGCCTACGATCCAGCCAATCCCGTAGCCGAAGAAATCCCGTTCTTGCCCGCACGGGTCATATTACAAGACTTTACAGGCGTTCCTTGTGTGGTGGATCTTGCCGCCATGCGCTCCGCCATGCAACGATTGGGCGGAAATCCCGACGTGATTAACCCCCGCGTGCCCGTGGATTTGGTGATTGACCACTCGGTACAAGTGGATGAGTATGGCTCGGAAGCCGCAATGCTCATCAATAGTCAATTGGAATTTGAACGGAACCGCGAACGCTACGAGTTTTTGCGCTGGGGACAACAAGCCTTGGATAATTTTGGCGTAGTCCCGCCCGCACGCGGCATTGTACACCAGATCAACTTGGAGTACCTCGCAAAGGCCGTTTGGAAACGACCAGAAGAAAATGGCATTGATGTCATCTATCCAGATTCGCTTGTCGGAACCGATAGCCATACCACCATGATAAACGGTCTTGGGATTGTAGGTTGGGGCGTGGGTGGCATCGAAGCCGAAGCCGTTATGCTTGGACAACCGATCTACATGCTCATTCCACAAGTGATTGGCTTTAAACTCGAAGGTAAACTCCGGGAAGGCGTTACCCCAACCGACCTCACGCTGACGATCACCCAAATGCTCCGCAAAAAGGGTGTTGTGGATAAATTTGTAGAATTTTATGGCCCCGGTATCTCCAGTATCGGCTTGGCAGACCGTGCAATGATTGCCAATATGGCTCCCGAATATGGTGCGACCATTGGTTTCTTCCCGATTGATGATGAGGCGCTTAGCTACCTACGCCGGACAGGCCGCGATGAGGCTTTGGTGACAATGGTGGAACGTTATAACAAAGAGCAAGGACTTTTCCGCACGGACGATACCCCAGACCCCGTCTTTACCGACACCTTGTCGTTGAATTTGGATGACGTAGTACCAAGTGTGGCTGGCCCCAAACGTCCGCAGGATCGGATTTTTGTACCCGAAGTAGGGAAAGCATTCCAAGCCGCCCTTACCGCTCCAATTGGCCCCGCCGGATTTGGAACAGCCGCCGAGAAAAGTGCCGCCACCTCTACCTATGACGATGGAAAGCAACAGCTTACCATGAAACATGGTGACGTGGTCATTGCGGCCATTACCTCTTGTACCAATACCTCGAACCCCTTTGTTTTGATGGGTGCGGGCCTGATTGCCAAAAAAGCCGTTGAACGTGGCCTTAAGGTGAAGCCCTACGTCAAAACCTCGCTCGCACCGGGGAGCCGTGTGGTTACAGAATACCTCCGAGAAGCCGGCCTGCTGCCTTATCTGAACCAAATCGGGTTTAATGTCGTGGGATACGGTTGTACCACTTGTATCGGGAACTCCGGACCACTGCGCGAACCCGTCAATAAAGCCATTACTGATGGCGACTTGGTGGTAGCTGGCGTACTTTCTGGTAACCGCAACTTCGAGGGGC from Rhodothermia bacterium carries:
- a CDS encoding DedA family protein, which encodes MQTTTEKDRYSGLFGWVHRIKDWVESLATKPYGVPALALLAFTESIFFPIPPDVLLMALCVGLPKRSLWFALVCTIGSVVGGAFGYGIGHFLWYDAAGGFSGFAQFFFTHIPGFTNEVFNRAGELYRQYDFWAVMVAGLTPVPYKVATITAGVFELNFVVFMLASVASRALRFFLIGALFYFFGRAIKAFIDKYLEILSVLFVVLLVGGFLVIRWLS
- a CDS encoding ATP-binding protein, whose amino-acid sequence is MITKVILKNFKRIDSEEFELSDFDLLVGSNNSGKSTLLQAMAIWQYCVDQFKRTNRKGSTGIQIVLPDFTALPLPEFNLLWKDKTERKNVKKAEGGHKPELILIEISVFWQSVEAEKLVEKYLTVQLRYASPLSIYAIPEGGFEKFKLLSEHKDFPQIIYVPPFSGLEPVEKWLDDGNVKQNVGKGQPGSVLRNLLYRVVDRLDENGHLLSPEKNPNWKEIENKINEWFGVKLNPPVYQKGQSTQISMTYKVGKKAFDIISAGSGFHQILTLMAFFYGYKGITTILFDEPDAHLHVNLQKQILSYFKQKKQIQFLIATHSEEFIRGVEVNSIVSILSGNPKRIQSTEEVVRAMSVVDNIEVIRTNQNPYILYVEGEDDERILTAWAENLSKIEVLKQFYVYKMGGTSKEEMKKRQEEHFRALRQINPGIKRLVLFDYDTDVSFHPDENNPVMKEWKRKNIENYLLVPEAWKKAILDVTNQKEFNLFNLGYKTIIEDFFDEQNLTLPPKSTWATVRANIFSVVDGKKILFEESDSLFQRIKKVEDLKVNREKVASNMSKDMIHEDVIHFFNLLTDIVS
- a CDS encoding metallophosphoesterase, which codes for MPAILRVGIFVGLLVLLDLYAYRGLRTITDGLAPQLRKTALVLWWATHLVFWVGLLVSTAIFWTGGRPSPDFMRFIGIGLILLYAPKIVFMIPLLLEDAYRLVRGGGVWALKQFGQVAPETPVMEGRRRFVSMLALGLASIPFAGIVHGVTIGKYNFTVRRRTLTFPDLPEELNGFTITQISDLHVGSFDDPTAVERGVRLINEQGSDVILFTGDMVNNKAEEMVAWQSVFAKMKAPHGLYSVLGNHDYGDYVAWPSAEEKRKNLADLVQHHQQIGFRLLRNEHHVIEAKGAKLAIVGVENWGLPPFPQHGDLQKALENLPQDTFKILLSHDPTHWEQKVLRHETHFPLTLSGHTHGMQFGIEVPGFRWSPVKFRYSRWADLYHEAGKYLYVNRGFGFLGFPGRVGIWPEITVLRLEKAKSDVQA
- a CDS encoding S9 family peptidase; amino-acid sequence: MKSCLRFCILVVLAGSSWLLAQTPDAEIITFDKLFSGYYGGEGFGPVRWLENGTAYTTLERPANGSAGQDLVRYDTATGARSVLIPASTFIPKGTANPLELEEYEWSPDRKQLLIFTNSERVWRTNTRGDYWVLEVATGKLWQLGGKAPASTLMFAKFSPDGRHVAYVCQNNLYVETLATKRIVQLTRDGSRTTINGTFDWVYEEEFGLQDGFRWSPDGKNIAYWQLDAKGVRDFLMINNTDSLYSYVIPIQYPKAGTTNSAARVGVVAATGGPTIWMNVPGDRRNNYIARMEWAGNAQELVIQRMNRKQNTNQVMLCEAKTGRTRTVFTDADPKAWVDVVDDVIWTNDSQTFTWVSERDGWRKLYKIQRDGSRVEVVTKGDFDVARVLQIDPTSGWVYYMASPENPTQRYLYRIRLDGTGNERLTPMQQSGVHQYTISPNGQFALHTWSSFGVPPVTEIIRLPIHETLRIPVPNTRMKARVAEIRTAKSEFFRIDAGNGVQLDGWIMKPADFDPAKKYPILFHVYGEPAGQTVMDSWGGRNFLWHTMLTQKGYIVASLDNRGTPSLRGRDWRKVIYGKIGVLASEEQATASQNMARKWSWIDSTRVGVWGWSGGGSMTLNLLFRSPEWYKMGMSVAPVPDQRLYDTIYQERYMDTPQDNPEGYRIGSPLTFADQLKGNLLVVHGTGDDNVHYQGTERLINALIEANKPFTMMAYPNRAHGIYEGKNTSRHLYELLTRYLLTNLAVGAR
- the acnA gene encoding aconitate hydratase AcnA; translated protein: MSEKKNLFGARQLFDTGSGQAYLYRLDKLEQDGLGQISRLPFSIKVLLESALRNCDDYVVPKSAIERLAAYDPANPVAEEIPFLPARVILQDFTGVPCVVDLAAMRSAMQRLGGNPDVINPRVPVDLVIDHSVQVDEYGSEAAMLINSQLEFERNRERYEFLRWGQQALDNFGVVPPARGIVHQINLEYLAKAVWKRPEENGIDVIYPDSLVGTDSHTTMINGLGIVGWGVGGIEAEAVMLGQPIYMLIPQVIGFKLEGKLREGVTPTDLTLTITQMLRKKGVVDKFVEFYGPGISSIGLADRAMIANMAPEYGATIGFFPIDDEALSYLRRTGRDEALVTMVERYNKEQGLFRTDDTPDPVFTDTLSLNLDDVVPSVAGPKRPQDRIFVPEVGKAFQAALTAPIGPAGFGTAAEKSAATSTYDDGKQQLTMKHGDVVIAAITSCTNTSNPFVLMGAGLIAKKAVERGLKVKPYVKTSLAPGSRVVTEYLREAGLLPYLNQIGFNVVGYGCTTCIGNSGPLREPVNKAITDGDLVVAGVLSGNRNFEGRVHPLVKANYLASPMLVVSYALAGTVDLDLMNDPIGANDLGETIYLKDLWPTAAEVNELVEKYVTASMFLKEYNGVETSNEDWNAIPVAEGALYEWNDASTYVQEPPFFTTLTRDVSAIQSIHGAKVLLKLGDSVTTDHISPAGSFKKDTPAGTYLLANGIEPKDFNSYGSRRGAHEVMMRGTFANIRIRNQVAPGTEGGWTTYFPTGDVTSVYDASMKYQDAGTPLVVLGGKDYGMGSSRDWAAKGTMLLGVKAVIAESFERIHRSNLVGMGVLPLVYKAGESAETLGLDGTETFDIPVTDDVTPRQEITVTATKADGMQVQFQAICRLDTPIDVDYYRNGGILNYVLREFLNQASVAA